Proteins from a single region of Bradyrhizobium diazoefficiens:
- the flgJ gene encoding flagellar assembly peptidoglycan hydrolase FlgJ — protein MQTGMINTAHVVTAALSNPAFSVESRNGRPDFELAAALQKVSPQQQAKAQKTATDFEAMFLNSMFSQMTSSLKGEGPFGDTPGTGVWRSMLTEQYSKNFAKAGGVGVATEVYRTLIMQQAKTIRTA, from the coding sequence ATGCAGACCGGCATGATCAACACCGCGCACGTCGTGACCGCCGCCCTTTCAAACCCCGCCTTCTCGGTCGAGAGCCGCAACGGCCGACCCGACTTCGAACTCGCCGCCGCGCTTCAGAAGGTCTCGCCGCAGCAGCAGGCGAAGGCGCAGAAGACCGCCACCGATTTCGAGGCGATGTTCCTCAACAGCATGTTCTCGCAGATGACATCTAGCTTGAAGGGCGAAGGCCCGTTCGGCGACACGCCGGGCACCGGCGTGTGGCGCTCGATGCTGACCGAGCAATATTCCAAGAACTTCGCCAAGGCCGGCGGCGTCGGTGTCGCCACGGAAGTCTACCGCACCCTGATCATGCAGCAGGCCAAAACCATCCGCACGGCATAA